A genomic stretch from Streptomyces fungicidicus includes:
- a CDS encoding MFS transporter has product MNTGVQRGAIAAVQVLGLAVWFSMSAVVPSLRSDWGLTAGGAVWLTASVQFGFVAGAVASTGLNLADRVPPQRLLAASAAAAAVCTVVLALVADGPAVAVPLRFMTGMFLAGVYPTGMKLMASWAGSAGRGRTMGVLIAALTLGSTLPHLIAGLGSLPWRGVLLAAAAAGFGGSVIALVVVRLGPHAAPAAPARNPGYALAMFTERGPRLANLGYFGHMWELYALWTWIPSFLLAASAARDLPGSVEVTVFLTMGLGGAAGCLLGGWGADRFGRPPAALAALVLSGLCCLLSPFFFHAPPPLLFAFCALWGAAVIADSGVFSTSLSEVADPRYIGTALTGQTAIGFALTVVSIQLTPLLAEAIGWEYAFLLLAPGPLAGALAMRAFGRGTAPALRGASS; this is encoded by the coding sequence GTGAACACCGGTGTGCAGCGTGGTGCGATCGCCGCCGTCCAAGTGCTCGGGCTCGCCGTGTGGTTCTCCATGTCGGCGGTGGTGCCGAGCCTGCGGAGCGACTGGGGGCTCACGGCCGGGGGCGCCGTGTGGTTGACGGCGTCCGTGCAGTTCGGCTTCGTCGCCGGGGCCGTGGCCTCCACCGGCCTGAACCTGGCCGACCGTGTGCCGCCCCAGCGTCTGCTCGCCGCCAGTGCCGCGGCCGCCGCGGTCTGCACCGTGGTGCTGGCCCTGGTCGCCGACGGACCGGCCGTCGCCGTCCCGTTGCGCTTCATGACCGGGATGTTCCTGGCCGGGGTCTATCCCACCGGTATGAAGCTCATGGCCTCGTGGGCCGGGAGCGCCGGACGGGGCAGGACCATGGGCGTGCTCATCGCCGCCCTCACCCTCGGCTCCACGCTGCCCCACCTCATCGCGGGGCTGGGGTCCCTGCCCTGGCGGGGTGTGCTGCTCGCCGCGGCGGCGGCAGGGTTCGGGGGCTCCGTCATCGCGCTGGTCGTCGTCCGGCTCGGCCCCCACGCGGCGCCGGCCGCTCCCGCCCGCAACCCCGGGTACGCGCTGGCGATGTTCACCGAACGCGGGCCACGGCTGGCCAACCTCGGCTACTTCGGGCACATGTGGGAGCTCTACGCCCTGTGGACCTGGATCCCGTCCTTCCTCCTGGCGGCATCCGCCGCGCGAGACCTGCCGGGCTCGGTGGAGGTCACGGTGTTCCTCACCATGGGCCTCGGCGGAGCGGCCGGCTGCCTGCTCGGCGGCTGGGGCGCCGACCGTTTCGGCCGCCCTCCCGCCGCCCTGGCAGCGCTCGTGCTCAGCGGCCTGTGCTGTCTGCTCTCCCCCTTCTTCTTCCACGCTCCGCCGCCGCTTCTCTTCGCCTTCTGCGCGCTGTGGGGCGCCGCGGTGATCGCGGACTCGGGGGTGTTCTCGACCTCGCTGAGCGAGGTCGCCGACCCCCGCTACATCGGGACGGCGCTCACCGGCCAGACCGCCATCGGCTTCGCCCTCACCGTGGTCAGCATCCAGCTCACCCCGCTGCTGGCGGAGGCCATCGGCTGGGAGTACGCCTTCCTCCTGCTCGCGCCGGGCCCGCTCGCCGGTGCCCTCGCCATGCGCGCCTTCGGCAGGGGCACGGCTCCCGCCCTGCGCGGCGCCTCCTCCTGA
- a CDS encoding VanW family protein has translation MRPRIPSVPRTPSLPPAALAGGALAIGFGGLYLAGLLITGGEIETGTTVRGVDIGGLTHEEAARKLERDLPAAGPGELRVKVGERAGTVDPRQAGIGFDVPATLDRAASTRADPVSVIGGLFRRGGDIEPVVRVDEDRARATLGELARTLDQKVVDGAVSFDGGRVAQTAPRTGYALDVDPAIGTLRTAFLRGGAGPVTALPAREAKPEVTSEEVRRAVREFARPAMSAPVTLTAGGKRFTVSPAVLGEHLTMRPDDAGRLTPELDGKGLRAAPAVAGALNGLPTTPRNARLGLDGDKVVVAADARTGVEVTDKALGKAVLPLLTKSGDARSGEVETRKIQPEVTRENAARLGLTEKMSSFTVNFEPAAYRTTNVGRAVELINGSVVGPGETWSFNRTVGERTEANSFTDGIMIFDDKYTKAPGGGVSAVATTVFNAMFFAGVKPVEHGAHSFYIERYPEGREATVAWGSLDLRFTNDSGKALYIQAESTDTSVTISFLGTKKYDEITSVKGPRTQVREPGAKVSTDEQCVPQTPLEGFDVTVERVFHDDGREVKREPFRTHYTPRDEVTCEAAPTTP, from the coding sequence ATGCGCCCCCGAATACCCTCCGTCCCCCGCACACCCTCCCTCCCGCCCGCCGCCCTGGCGGGCGGTGCGCTGGCCATCGGGTTCGGCGGCCTCTATCTCGCCGGGCTGCTGATCACCGGCGGTGAGATCGAGACCGGAACCACGGTGCGCGGCGTGGACATCGGGGGTCTGACGCACGAGGAAGCCGCCCGGAAGCTGGAGCGGGACCTGCCGGCGGCCGGCCCGGGAGAGCTGCGGGTGAAGGTCGGCGAGCGCGCGGGCACCGTCGATCCGCGGCAGGCGGGGATCGGATTCGACGTACCGGCGACGCTCGACAGAGCGGCCTCCACCCGCGCCGATCCGGTCAGCGTCATCGGCGGGCTGTTCCGCAGGGGTGGTGACATCGAGCCGGTCGTACGGGTCGACGAGGACAGGGCCCGCGCGACCCTCGGGGAACTGGCGAGGACACTCGACCAGAAGGTCGTCGACGGCGCCGTCTCCTTCGACGGCGGCCGTGTCGCGCAGACCGCCCCGCGCACCGGGTACGCGCTGGACGTGGACCCCGCGATCGGCACCCTGCGCACCGCTTTCCTGCGCGGCGGGGCCGGCCCGGTCACGGCACTGCCGGCCCGCGAGGCCAAGCCGGAGGTCACCTCGGAAGAGGTACGACGGGCAGTGCGCGAGTTCGCCCGGCCGGCGATGTCGGCACCGGTCACGCTCACCGCGGGCGGTAAGCGGTTCACGGTCTCCCCCGCCGTGCTGGGCGAGCACCTCACGATGCGGCCGGACGACGCCGGCCGGCTCACACCGGAGCTCGACGGCAAGGGCCTGCGTGCCGCGCCCGCGGTGGCCGGCGCCCTCAACGGCCTGCCCACCACACCCCGTAACGCCCGGCTGGGGCTCGACGGCGACAAGGTGGTGGTGGCCGCCGACGCCAGGACCGGCGTGGAGGTCACCGACAAGGCCCTGGGCAAGGCCGTCCTGCCCCTGCTCACCAAGTCGGGGGACGCCCGCAGCGGAGAGGTCGAGACTCGGAAGATCCAGCCGGAGGTCACCCGCGAGAACGCGGCGCGCCTGGGGCTGACCGAGAAGATGTCCTCCTTCACCGTCAACTTCGAACCGGCCGCCTACCGCACCACGAACGTCGGACGGGCCGTGGAACTCATCAACGGCTCCGTCGTCGGTCCGGGCGAGACCTGGAGCTTCAACAGGACCGTCGGCGAGCGCACCGAGGCCAACAGCTTCACCGACGGCATCATGATCTTCGACGACAAGTACACCAAGGCGCCCGGCGGCGGTGTCTCCGCCGTGGCCACCACTGTCTTCAACGCGATGTTCTTCGCGGGCGTCAAGCCCGTCGAGCACGGCGCCCACTCCTTCTACATCGAGCGCTACCCCGAGGGCCGCGAGGCGACGGTCGCCTGGGGGAGCCTCGACCTGAGGTTCACCAACGACTCCGGCAAGGCCCTCTACATCCAGGCCGAGTCCACCGACACGTCGGTGACCATCAGCTTCCTCGGCACCAAGAAGTACGACGAGATCACGTCGGTCAAGGGGCCGCGCACCCAGGTGCGGGAGCCGGGGGCGAAGGTGAGCACGGACGAGCAGTGCGTGCCGCAGACGCCGCTCGAAGGCTTCGACGTCACCGTGGAGCGGGTCTTCCACGACGACGGCCGGGAAGTGAAGCGGGAACCGTTCCGCACGCACTACACCCCGCGTGACGAGGTCACCTGCGAAGCGGCGCCCACCACGCCCTGA
- a CDS encoding GlxA family transcriptional regulator, protein MPASRLRRVCVLVLEGAKPLDVGIPAQVFTTRASMPYEVRVCGAAPGLVTGGDGLAYHVAHGLDALEWADIVFIPGYRFPDREDPPRAVVEALVAAHDRGARLAAISTGAFALAATGLLDGRRATTHWHYIRALAARHPSVRVDENVLFVDEGSVLTSAGAASGIDLCLHILRGDLGVAASNHAARRLVAAPYRSGGQAQYVPRSVPEQLGERFAATREWALHRLGEPLTLEALARHAAVSPRTFSRRFVDDTGYTPMQWVMRARVDAARESLERSRRSVEQIAADVGLGTAANLRLHFQRVLGTTPTEYRRTFSQPD, encoded by the coding sequence GTTCACGACTCGCGCGAGCATGCCCTACGAGGTGCGGGTGTGCGGTGCGGCCCCGGGGCTGGTCACCGGAGGCGACGGCCTGGCGTACCACGTCGCCCACGGGCTCGACGCGCTGGAATGGGCCGACATCGTCTTCATCCCCGGCTACCGGTTCCCGGACCGCGAGGATCCGCCGCGGGCCGTCGTCGAGGCCCTGGTCGCGGCCCACGACCGAGGGGCTCGGCTCGCGGCCATCTCCACCGGCGCCTTCGCGCTGGCCGCCACGGGCCTGCTGGACGGCAGACGGGCCACCACCCACTGGCACTACATCCGGGCCCTCGCGGCCAGGCATCCGTCCGTCCGCGTCGACGAGAACGTCCTGTTCGTCGACGAGGGCAGCGTGCTGACCTCGGCCGGCGCGGCCTCGGGCATCGACCTGTGCCTGCACATCCTGCGCGGCGACCTCGGAGTCGCCGCCTCCAACCACGCCGCCCGGCGCCTGGTCGCGGCGCCCTACCGCAGCGGCGGCCAGGCGCAGTACGTGCCGCGCAGCGTGCCCGAGCAACTCGGCGAGCGCTTCGCCGCCACCCGCGAATGGGCGCTGCACCGGCTCGGCGAACCGCTCACCCTGGAGGCGCTGGCCCGGCACGCGGCGGTCTCACCGCGCACGTTCTCGCGGCGCTTCGTCGACGACACCGGATACACGCCAATGCAGTGGGTGATGCGCGCCCGCGTCGACGCGGCCCGGGAGTCCCTGGAGCGCTCACGGCGCAGCGTCGAGCAGATCGCCGCCGACGTCGGGCTCGGAACCGCCGCCAATCTCCGTCTGCACTTCCAGCGCGTCCTGGGCACCACACCGACCGAGTACCGGCGCACCTTCTCCCAGCCCGACTAG